A window of Raineyella sp. W15-4 contains these coding sequences:
- a CDS encoding heme o synthase: MSVVDAQSRPDSPDTGTLAAPAHAGFMDVVGAYVRLTKPRVIELLLITAVPAMFLAARGLPRWQDVLVVLIGGYAAAGSANVFNNVYDRDIDEQMRRTRRRPIPRHEISGPAALVFGVVLGIVALAVLGLGGNLLSGVLGLAAILFYVLVYTMLLKRRTAQNIVWGGIAGCFPPLIAWTVVTGSVGWAPLVMFLIVFFWTPPHTWALAIRYREDYANVDVPMLPVVKPAPLVADQILGYAVVTVLVTLVLWPVGGTGWLYPAVALVGGAAFLGEAIALWRRAHRGLTDAALKPMRLFHWSNSYLALIFLALAIDPLIF; encoded by the coding sequence GTGTCAGTAGTGGACGCCCAGTCGAGGCCGGACTCCCCGGACACGGGGACCCTGGCAGCTCCCGCGCATGCCGGGTTCATGGATGTCGTCGGGGCGTACGTACGACTCACGAAACCCCGGGTCATCGAACTGCTGCTGATCACCGCGGTGCCCGCGATGTTCCTCGCCGCGCGCGGGCTGCCACGCTGGCAGGACGTGCTGGTCGTGCTGATCGGTGGGTACGCCGCAGCCGGGTCGGCCAACGTCTTCAACAACGTGTACGACCGCGACATCGACGAGCAGATGCGCCGCACCCGTCGACGGCCGATCCCGCGCCACGAGATCTCCGGTCCCGCCGCCCTGGTCTTCGGGGTGGTCCTCGGCATCGTCGCGCTCGCCGTGCTCGGGCTGGGGGGCAATCTGCTGTCCGGCGTCCTGGGCCTGGCCGCGATCCTCTTCTACGTGCTGGTCTACACCATGCTGCTGAAGCGCCGGACCGCCCAGAACATCGTCTGGGGTGGTATCGCGGGCTGCTTCCCGCCGCTGATCGCCTGGACCGTCGTCACCGGCTCGGTCGGCTGGGCACCACTGGTGATGTTCCTCATCGTCTTCTTCTGGACCCCGCCGCACACCTGGGCGCTGGCGATCCGCTACCGCGAGGACTACGCGAACGTCGACGTGCCGATGCTCCCGGTGGTCAAGCCGGCCCCGTTGGTCGCCGACCAGATCCTCGGCTACGCCGTGGTCACTGTGCTGGTCACGCTGGTGCTGTGGCCCGTCGGCGGCACCGGCTGGCTCTACCCGGCCGTCGCCCTGGTGGGTGGCGCAGCCTTCCTCGGAGAGGCGATCGCCCTGTGGCGCCGGGCGCACCGCGGCCTGACGGACGCCGCACTCAAGCCGATGCGACTGTTCCACTGGTCGAACTCCTACC
- the tkt gene encoding transketolase — protein MTVTSTTPALEWSASDEKAVDTSRLLAADAVQKVGNGHPGTAMSLAPVAYTLFQKVMRHDPADTAWVGRDRFVLSAGHSSLTQYVQLYLGGFGLELSDLEALRTWGSRTPGHPEYGHTPGIETTTGPLGQGISNAVGMAMAARRERGLFDPDAAPGESPFDHRVYVICSEGDLEEGVSGEASSIAGTQQLGNLIVIYDENEISIEDDTVIAFNEDVAQRYQAYGWHVQTLDWRKPGQDYVEDVDGLYRAILAAQAVTDKPSFIRLRTIIGWPAPTKQGTGGVHGSAIGEDEIRATKELLGFDPDQHFIVGEDVLAHTRGLVARGRAAHEEWQQTFDAWAAAHPDNKALFDRLAARELPAGWEDVLPAFAADAKGIATRAASGKVLSALAPVLPELWGGSADLAGSNNTTPDGQPSFLPEDRQSKKFPGNPYGRVLHFGIREHAMGAILNGIAAHGDTRVYGGTFFVFSDYMRGAVRLAALMKLPVTYVWTHDSIGVGEDGPTHQPIEHLAAYRAIIGLDVVRPADANETAQAWAQILRHRDRPAALVLTRQNLPIVPRGTDGYADASNVARGGYVLKDSEGTPDVILIGTGSEVQLALAAQEQLAAEGVRARVVSLPCREWFDEQDDAYRDAVLPTDVRARVSVEAGIALGWSDLVGDAGRTVSLDHYGASAAGGLLFQKFGFTPEAVVAAAKESLAAASAGTALTNRRAASGPARLGA, from the coding sequence ATGACCGTTACCTCCACCACCCCTGCTCTGGAATGGAGCGCCTCGGACGAGAAGGCCGTGGACACGTCGCGGCTGCTGGCCGCCGACGCCGTGCAGAAGGTGGGCAACGGCCACCCGGGCACCGCGATGAGCCTCGCCCCGGTCGCGTACACACTGTTCCAGAAGGTCATGCGGCACGATCCCGCTGACACCGCCTGGGTCGGCCGGGACCGCTTCGTGCTGAGTGCGGGCCACTCCTCGCTCACCCAGTACGTCCAGCTCTACCTCGGCGGCTTCGGCCTCGAGCTGTCCGACCTCGAGGCGCTGCGCACCTGGGGGTCGAGGACCCCGGGCCACCCCGAGTACGGGCACACCCCGGGGATCGAGACCACCACCGGCCCGCTGGGCCAGGGCATCAGCAACGCCGTCGGCATGGCGATGGCCGCCCGCCGCGAGCGCGGCCTGTTCGACCCCGACGCCGCGCCCGGCGAGTCGCCCTTCGACCATCGGGTGTACGTCATCTGCTCCGAGGGTGATCTGGAGGAGGGCGTCTCCGGCGAGGCCTCCTCGATCGCCGGCACCCAGCAGCTCGGCAACCTGATCGTGATCTACGACGAGAACGAGATCTCGATCGAGGACGACACCGTCATCGCCTTCAACGAGGACGTCGCCCAGCGCTACCAGGCGTACGGCTGGCACGTGCAGACCCTCGACTGGCGCAAGCCCGGCCAGGACTACGTCGAGGACGTCGACGGCCTCTACCGGGCGATCCTCGCCGCCCAGGCGGTGACCGACAAGCCGTCGTTCATCCGGCTGCGGACGATCATCGGCTGGCCGGCCCCGACCAAGCAGGGCACCGGCGGGGTGCACGGGTCGGCGATCGGCGAGGACGAGATCCGCGCCACCAAGGAACTGCTCGGCTTCGACCCCGACCAGCACTTCATCGTCGGTGAGGACGTCCTGGCCCACACCCGGGGCCTGGTCGCCCGTGGCCGGGCCGCCCACGAGGAGTGGCAGCAGACGTTCGATGCCTGGGCCGCCGCCCACCCGGACAACAAGGCCCTCTTCGACCGGCTGGCCGCCCGCGAGCTGCCGGCCGGCTGGGAGGACGTGCTGCCGGCCTTCGCCGCCGATGCCAAGGGGATCGCCACCCGCGCTGCCTCCGGCAAGGTGCTCTCCGCCCTGGCCCCGGTGCTGCCCGAGCTGTGGGGCGGTTCGGCCGACCTCGCCGGCTCGAACAACACCACCCCCGACGGGCAGCCGAGCTTCCTGCCGGAGGACCGGCAGTCCAAGAAGTTCCCCGGCAACCCGTACGGCCGGGTGCTGCACTTCGGCATCCGCGAGCACGCCATGGGCGCGATCCTGAACGGCATCGCGGCGCACGGCGACACCCGCGTCTACGGCGGCACGTTCTTCGTGTTCTCCGACTACATGCGCGGTGCGGTCCGGCTCGCGGCGCTGATGAAGCTGCCGGTCACCTATGTGTGGACCCACGACTCCATCGGTGTCGGCGAGGACGGCCCGACCCACCAGCCGATCGAGCACCTGGCCGCCTACCGGGCGATCATCGGTCTCGACGTGGTCCGCCCCGCCGACGCGAACGAGACCGCCCAGGCCTGGGCGCAGATCCTGCGCCACCGCGACCGCCCGGCAGCCCTGGTGCTCACCCGGCAGAACCTGCCGATCGTCCCGCGCGGGACCGACGGCTACGCCGACGCCTCGAACGTCGCCCGGGGCGGCTACGTCCTCAAGGACTCCGAGGGCACCCCCGACGTCATCCTGATCGGCACCGGCTCCGAGGTGCAGCTCGCGCTGGCCGCCCAGGAGCAACTGGCCGCCGAGGGCGTCCGGGCCCGCGTCGTCTCCCTGCCGTGCCGCGAGTGGTTCGACGAGCAGGACGACGCCTACCGCGACGCCGTGCTGCCGACCGACGTCCGCGCCCGGGTGTCCGTCGAGGCCGGTATCGCCCTGGGCTGGAGTGACCTGGTCGGCGACGCCGGCCGCACGGTTTCCCTCGACCACTACGGCGCGTCCGCCGCGGGCGGACTGCTGTTCCAGAAGTTCGGCTTCACCCCCGAGGCCGTCGTCGCCGCGGCGAAGGAATCCCTCGCCGCCGCCTCCGCCGGCACCGCGCTGACGAACCGTCGCGCCGCCTCCGGCCCGGCCCGCCTCGGCGCCTGA
- the tal gene encoding transaldolase: MNARLKSLADAGVSIWLDDLSRARLTSGNLKDLIDNYSVSGVTTNPTIFAGAMSHGDAYAAQVRELKAAGADVDAVIRAATTDDVRAACDLFTDLYAASKGFDGRVSIEVDPRLANETETTVAQAKELHEAVGRENVLIKIPATLAGLPAITATIAEGISVNVTLIFSVARYQQVIDAYVAGLEQAAAAGKDLSTIHSVASFFVSRVDTEIDKRLQAAGADASLAGRAGLANARLAYKLFEETIASDRWQALAAKGANPQRPLWASTGVKNPAYPDTMYVADLIVDGVVNTMPEKTMMAFGDHGETLPDTITGHYAEARQVFDSLTAAGIDLDDVYRVLETEGVEKFIVSWNELIETVRTALDNA; this comes from the coding sequence ATGAACGCACGACTGAAGTCCCTGGCCGATGCCGGGGTGTCCATCTGGCTCGACGACCTGTCCCGTGCCCGGCTGACGTCCGGCAACCTCAAGGACCTGATCGACAACTACTCGGTGAGCGGGGTCACCACCAACCCGACGATCTTCGCCGGCGCGATGTCCCACGGTGACGCGTACGCCGCCCAGGTGCGTGAGCTCAAGGCCGCCGGCGCCGATGTGGACGCCGTCATCCGGGCCGCCACCACCGACGACGTCCGGGCCGCCTGCGACCTGTTCACCGACCTCTACGCCGCCTCCAAGGGCTTCGACGGCCGGGTCTCCATCGAGGTCGACCCGCGGCTGGCGAACGAGACCGAGACCACCGTGGCCCAGGCCAAGGAGCTGCACGAGGCCGTCGGCCGGGAGAACGTGCTGATCAAGATCCCGGCCACCCTGGCCGGGCTGCCGGCGATCACCGCGACGATCGCGGAGGGGATCAGCGTCAACGTCACGCTGATCTTCTCGGTGGCCCGCTATCAGCAGGTCATCGACGCCTACGTCGCCGGTCTGGAGCAGGCCGCGGCGGCGGGCAAGGATCTGTCGACGATCCACTCGGTGGCCTCGTTCTTCGTGTCCCGGGTGGACACCGAGATCGACAAGCGCCTCCAGGCCGCCGGGGCGGACGCCTCGCTCGCCGGACGGGCCGGCCTGGCCAACGCCCGGCTGGCGTACAAGCTGTTCGAGGAGACCATCGCCTCCGACCGCTGGCAGGCGCTGGCGGCCAAGGGTGCCAACCCGCAGCGGCCGCTGTGGGCCTCGACAGGGGTGAAGAACCCGGCCTACCCGGACACCATGTACGTCGCCGACCTGATCGTCGACGGCGTCGTCAACACCATGCCGGAGAAGACGATGATGGCCTTCGGCGACCATGGGGAGACCCTGCCGGACACCATCACCGGGCACTACGCCGAGGCCCGGCAGGTCTTCGATTCCCTGACCGCCGCCGGGATCGACCTGGACGACGTCTACCGGGTCCTGGAGACCGAGGGCGTGGAGAAGTTCATCGTCTCCTGGAACGAGCTGATCGAGACGGTCCGGACCGCCCTCGACAACGCCTGA
- the zwf gene encoding glucose-6-phosphate dehydrogenase — MTQDSAVVAPPQDVSRYLNPLRDERDRRLPRIAGPSVLVMFGVTGDLARKKLMPAVYDLANRGLLPPGFAFVGFARRDWVDQDFAQVVGEAVREHARTPYREEVWQQLLAGIRFVQGEFTDDEAFDRLKTTLEDLDRTQGTGGNHAFYLSVPPKFFEVVIDQLKKHGLAEQSDTSWKRVVIEKPFGHDLTSAQQLERVVSSAFQENQVFRIDHYLGKETVQNLLALRFANTMFEPLWNNNYLSHVQITMAEDIGIGGRAGYYDGVGAARDVIQNHLLQLFALTAMEEPTGMGADALRAEKEKVLEATSATRRFDQHTARGIYDGGWSGGELVKGYLEEDGIPADSTTETYAAIRVDVHNRRWAGVPFYLRTGKRMPTRVTEIALQFKQLPFVPFNAHDTSTLGANALVLRIQPEEGVTLRFGAKVPGTQMEVRDVNMDFEYGSSFTESSPEAYERLILDVLLGDPPLFPRSTEVEESWRILDPVLDYWAGLKTQPESYRPGTWGPKSAREMLARDGVAWRRP, encoded by the coding sequence ATGACCCAGGACAGCGCTGTGGTGGCACCGCCACAGGATGTCTCCCGCTATCTCAATCCACTGCGCGACGAGCGTGACCGGCGGCTGCCCCGGATCGCCGGCCCCTCGGTCCTGGTGATGTTCGGCGTCACCGGCGACCTGGCCCGCAAGAAGCTGATGCCCGCCGTCTATGACCTGGCCAACCGGGGGCTGCTGCCGCCGGGGTTCGCCTTCGTCGGCTTCGCCCGCCGCGACTGGGTGGACCAGGATTTCGCCCAGGTGGTCGGTGAGGCGGTCCGCGAGCACGCCCGGACGCCCTACCGCGAGGAGGTCTGGCAGCAGCTGCTGGCGGGCATCCGCTTCGTCCAGGGCGAGTTCACCGATGACGAGGCGTTCGACCGGCTGAAGACGACCCTGGAGGACCTGGACCGCACCCAGGGCACCGGCGGCAATCACGCGTTCTACCTGTCGGTACCGCCGAAGTTCTTCGAGGTGGTGATCGACCAGCTGAAGAAGCACGGCCTGGCCGAGCAGTCCGACACCTCCTGGAAGCGGGTGGTGATCGAGAAGCCGTTCGGCCACGACCTGACCAGCGCCCAGCAGCTGGAGCGGGTGGTGTCGTCGGCCTTCCAGGAGAACCAGGTGTTCCGGATCGACCACTACCTGGGCAAGGAGACCGTGCAGAACCTGCTGGCCCTCCGCTTCGCGAACACCATGTTCGAGCCGCTGTGGAACAACAACTACCTGTCGCACGTCCAGATCACCATGGCCGAGGACATCGGCATCGGCGGTCGGGCCGGCTACTACGACGGCGTCGGGGCGGCCCGGGACGTGATCCAGAACCACCTGCTGCAGCTGTTCGCGCTCACCGCGATGGAGGAGCCGACCGGGATGGGCGCCGACGCCCTGCGGGCCGAGAAGGAGAAGGTGCTCGAGGCCACCAGCGCCACCCGCCGGTTCGACCAGCACACCGCCCGCGGCATCTACGACGGCGGCTGGTCCGGCGGCGAGCTCGTCAAGGGCTACCTGGAGGAGGACGGCATTCCGGCCGACTCCACCACCGAGACGTACGCCGCGATCCGCGTCGACGTGCACAACCGGCGCTGGGCCGGGGTCCCGTTCTACCTGCGGACCGGCAAGCGGATGCCCACCCGGGTCACCGAGATCGCGCTCCAGTTCAAGCAGCTGCCGTTCGTGCCGTTCAACGCACACGACACCTCCACCCTCGGCGCGAACGCCCTGGTGCTGCGGATCCAACCCGAGGAGGGGGTCACCCTGCGGTTCGGGGCCAAGGTGCCCGGCACGCAGATGGAGGTCCGCGACGTCAACATGGACTTCGAGTACGGCTCCTCCTTCACCGAGTCCAGTCCCGAGGCGTACGAACGCCTGATCCTGGACGTGCTGCTCGGCGATCCGCCGCTGTTCCCGCGCAGCACGGAGGTCGAGGAGTCCTGGCGCATCCTCGACCCCGTGCTGGACTACTGGGCAGGCCTGAAGACCCAGCCCGAGAGCTACCGGCCGGGCACCTGGGGGCCGAAGTCGGCCCGCGAGATGCTCGCCCGCGACGGCGTCGCCTGGCGCCGGCCCTGA
- a CDS encoding glucose-6-phosphate dehydrogenase assembly protein OpcA produces MTIEMKDTTAARVTSALLGHHHELGNAGSGMVHTFIVATDRDDYWEAYNAALAANREHPSRILIVIRDPEAPDGLDASIHTETEARGDVIVLTMRGRTVEHPGSVLRPLLVADLPVVVWWPNEAPEDLLTDRIGKLANRRITDALGAVNPTQAIIDRAYYHSAGDTDLAWTRTTTWRALLAAALDQVRQPVTAATVEAATDNAPASLLAAWLGLRLGVEVTVIQTAGPGITAARLQTPAGVVEIVRTGLEDTVYRMPGQPERKVALRRRNVDELITEELRRMDDDVVLAEVLAEMVRQNGQCALDLSRRGATTV; encoded by the coding sequence ATGACCATCGAGATGAAGGACACCACGGCCGCCCGCGTGACCAGCGCCCTGCTCGGCCACCACCACGAGCTCGGCAACGCCGGCAGCGGCATGGTGCACACGTTCATCGTCGCCACCGACCGCGACGACTACTGGGAGGCCTACAACGCCGCACTGGCCGCGAACCGCGAGCACCCCTCGCGGATCCTGATCGTGATCCGCGACCCCGAGGCCCCCGACGGCCTGGACGCGTCGATCCACACCGAGACCGAGGCCCGCGGGGACGTCATCGTGCTGACCATGCGCGGCCGGACGGTGGAGCACCCCGGCTCGGTGCTGCGTCCGCTGCTGGTGGCGGACCTGCCGGTGGTGGTGTGGTGGCCCAACGAGGCGCCCGAGGACCTGCTCACCGACCGGATCGGCAAGCTGGCCAACCGGCGCATCACCGATGCCCTCGGCGCGGTGAACCCGACCCAGGCGATCATCGACCGGGCCTACTACCACTCGGCCGGTGACACCGACCTGGCCTGGACCCGGACCACGACATGGCGGGCGCTGCTCGCCGCCGCTCTCGACCAGGTGCGCCAGCCGGTCACCGCCGCCACCGTCGAGGCCGCCACCGACAACGCCCCGGCGAGCCTGCTCGCCGCCTGGCTGGGGCTCCGGCTGGGGGTGGAGGTCACGGTGATCCAGACCGCCGGACCGGGCATCACCGCCGCCCGGCTGCAGACCCCGGCGGGGGTGGTCGAGATCGTCCGGACCGGCCTGGAGGACACCGTCTATCGGATGCCGGGTCAGCCCGAACGCAAGGTGGCGCTGCGCCGCCGCAACGTCGACGAGCTGATCACCGAGGAGCTGCGCCGGATGGACGACGACGTGGTGCTGGCCGAGGTGCTGGCCGAGATGGTCCGGCAGAACGGCCAGTGCGCCCTGGACCTGTCCCGACGCGGAGCGACGACGGTCTGA
- a CDS encoding RNA polymerase-binding protein RbpA, whose translation MIGGSAIRGSRVGAGPMGEADRGDAAPRRYVSYFCANGHETRPAFAAEAEIPAEWDCPRCGLPANTDELNPPAPPRTAVYKTHLAYVKERRSDDEAREILAEALQSLRARRAAGEVIY comes from the coding sequence GTGATCGGTGGTAGCGCGATCCGCGGGAGCCGCGTCGGAGCCGGACCGATGGGGGAGGCCGACCGTGGTGATGCGGCGCCGCGCCGGTACGTCTCCTACTTCTGCGCCAACGGCCACGAGACGCGGCCGGCCTTCGCGGCCGAGGCGGAGATCCCGGCCGAGTGGGACTGCCCACGGTGCGGCCTGCCGGCGAACACCGACGAGCTCAATCCGCCCGCCCCGCCCCGGACCGCGGTCTACAAGACCCATCTGGCGTACGTCAAGGAGCGCCGCTCCGACGACGAGGCGAGGGAGATCCTCGCCGAGGCCCTGCAGTCCCTGCGGGCCCGTCGCGCGGCCGGCGAGGTGATCTACTGA
- the secG gene encoding preprotein translocase subunit SecG, translating to MWWPILTLSIVLVVLSVILTGFILLHKNRGGGLSDLFGGGMSTSMGGSSMAERNLDRLTLVIGIIWLACIVALLVLYRAHPGL from the coding sequence ATGTGGTGGCCCATCCTGACGCTCTCCATCGTGCTCGTGGTCCTGAGCGTGATCCTGACCGGGTTCATTCTTCTGCACAAGAACCGCGGTGGTGGGTTGTCCGACCTGTTCGGTGGCGGCATGTCCACGTCGATGGGCGGTTCGTCGATGGCCGAACGCAACCTCGACCGACTGACCCTCGTCATCGGCATCATCTGGCTGGCGTGCATCGTCGCCCTGCTGGTGCTCTACCGGGCCCACCCGGGCCTGTGA
- a CDS encoding Clp protease N-terminal domain-containing protein, giving the protein MLRSGGLDADALASLGVDLEQVRWQADAVFGPGALDRAGRTRAGQPRFDRRAKKALELALREAFRLKDRSIESRHLCLGLLRADGSGQALLEKSGVDPATLRPRSRPRAPRHRPPDVSCHPPDCRSEDVGAQLSSGREDVCVVGRAAERMSG; this is encoded by the coding sequence GTGTTGCGGTCCGGTGGGCTGGACGCGGATGCTCTGGCGAGTCTGGGCGTCGACCTGGAGCAGGTCCGCTGGCAGGCCGACGCGGTGTTCGGCCCCGGTGCGCTCGACCGGGCCGGGCGGACGCGGGCCGGGCAGCCCCGGTTTGACCGCCGCGCCAAGAAGGCCCTCGAGCTCGCCCTGCGCGAGGCATTCCGCCTGAAGGACCGGTCGATCGAGTCCCGCCACCTCTGCCTGGGTCTGCTCCGGGCCGACGGGTCCGGCCAGGCCCTGCTGGAGAAGTCCGGGGTCGACCCGGCCACCCTGCGGCCGCGTTCGAGGCCCCGCGCCCCGCGCCACCGGCCTCCTGACGTCTCCTGTCACCCTCCGGATTGCCGCTCGGAAGACGTCGGCGCGCAGCTTTCGAGCGGTCGAGAGGACGTCTGCGTGGTCGGCAGGGCGGCCGAGAGGATGTCGGGGTGA
- a CDS encoding RNA polymerase subunit sigma-70 has translation MTDDVTLVREAAGDDPGRGLRAVRSLRVLVDRLETLQVERARQLGWSWQDVADELGVSRQAVHKKHGRHDV, from the coding sequence ATGACCGATGATGTGACGCTGGTGCGGGAGGCCGCCGGGGATGACCCGGGGCGGGGTCTGCGGGCGGTCCGGTCGCTGCGGGTGCTGGTCGACCGCCTGGAGACGCTCCAGGTCGAGCGGGCCCGGCAGCTCGGCTGGTCGTGGCAGGACGTCGCCGACGAACTGGGGGTCTCCCGCCAAGCGGTGCACAAGAAGCATGGGAGGCATGATGTTTGA
- a CDS encoding type IV toxin-antitoxin system AbiEi family antitoxin domain-containing protein yields the protein MKPAARPTSALTDIIRSQNGIITVRQALDEGFPYASIRRQVRSGTWQRVTQGVLLAGRADPTLEQLCAVGVIRGGTGAAIGGWAGAGLYGLRTTREVPSTLDVWVPDGRNRRPTSSWRFHEDGQGRLAGASGRPPVIPVEHLVCDLIVDLNETEIIDLVTSCLSRRMTDERTLIAVVERRPRLPRRRFLVDLLHDSGGLDSVLEYRFDDRVLKPHDLPMGTRQAARSGFFHDRLYEAFALVIELDGRLGHTGSGKFRDFRRDNVGAVNGLVTLRYGWDDVLSRPCAVAGEVATVLRRQGWEGRRACCPRCR from the coding sequence ATGAAACCAGCGGCTCGCCCCACATCGGCGCTCACCGACATCATCCGCAGCCAGAATGGCATCATCACAGTCCGCCAGGCACTCGACGAGGGATTCCCGTACGCCTCCATCCGTCGTCAGGTCCGCTCCGGCACCTGGCAGCGCGTCACGCAGGGGGTCCTGCTGGCGGGCCGGGCCGACCCCACCCTGGAGCAGCTCTGCGCGGTCGGCGTGATCCGGGGCGGTACGGGCGCCGCCATCGGGGGGTGGGCGGGTGCCGGACTCTACGGCCTCAGGACCACCCGGGAGGTGCCTTCGACCCTCGACGTATGGGTGCCCGACGGACGCAATCGACGCCCGACGAGCAGCTGGCGCTTCCATGAGGACGGCCAGGGGAGGCTGGCCGGTGCCTCCGGACGGCCGCCGGTCATTCCCGTCGAACACCTGGTCTGTGACCTGATCGTCGATCTCAACGAAACAGAGATCATCGACCTGGTGACCAGTTGCCTGAGTCGGCGGATGACGGACGAACGCACGCTCATCGCAGTGGTGGAACGCCGACCGCGATTGCCCCGGCGCAGGTTCCTCGTCGACCTCCTCCACGACAGCGGAGGTCTCGACAGCGTTCTCGAGTATCGGTTCGATGATCGGGTGCTCAAGCCACACGATCTCCCGATGGGGACTCGGCAGGCGGCCCGATCTGGCTTCTTCCATGACCGCCTGTACGAGGCATTCGCGCTCGTCATCGAACTGGACGGGCGGCTGGGGCACACCGGGTCGGGGAAGTTCCGTGACTTCCGCCGTGACAACGTCGGTGCGGTGAACGGATTGGTGACCTTGCGCTACGGATGGGACGACGTCCTGTCCCGGCCATGTGCTGTCGCCGGCGAGGTTGCCACCGTGCTCCGCCGACAGGGCTGGGAGGGACGTCGTGCGTGCTGCCCCCGTTGCCGGTGA
- the tpiA gene encoding triose-phosphate isomerase, with amino-acid sequence MAARKPLMAGNWKMNLDHFEATTVVQKLAWALADANYDPEKSEAVVLTPFTDIRSVQTLIESDKLPLGFGAQDISEHDAGAYTGEVSATMLKKLNCSYAVVGHSERRQYHAETDAVVNTKSRKALEAGITPIVCVGEGLDIRKEGRHVPYTVAQVEGAFAGWTADEVAKVVIAYEPVWAIGTGEVATPADAQEVCAAIRASLASSFGADVADTVRVLYGGSVKAGNVKEIMAQPDVDGALVGGASLKAEDFAPIVTFYA; translated from the coding sequence ATGGCAGCACGCAAGCCCCTGATGGCGGGCAACTGGAAGATGAACCTGGACCACTTCGAGGCCACCACCGTGGTCCAGAAGCTCGCCTGGGCCCTGGCGGACGCGAACTACGATCCGGAGAAGTCCGAGGCGGTCGTCCTGACCCCGTTCACCGACATCCGCTCGGTGCAGACCCTGATCGAGTCGGACAAGCTCCCGCTCGGCTTCGGCGCGCAGGACATCTCCGAGCACGACGCCGGCGCATACACCGGCGAGGTGTCCGCGACCATGCTGAAGAAGCTCAACTGCAGCTACGCGGTGGTCGGCCACTCCGAGCGCCGTCAGTACCACGCGGAGACCGACGCGGTCGTCAACACCAAGTCCCGCAAGGCGCTGGAGGCCGGCATCACGCCGATCGTGTGCGTGGGTGAGGGCCTCGACATCCGCAAGGAAGGGCGTCACGTCCCCTACACCGTCGCCCAGGTCGAGGGTGCCTTCGCCGGCTGGACCGCCGACGAGGTGGCCAAGGTCGTCATCGCGTACGAGCCCGTCTGGGCCATCGGCACCGGTGAGGTCGCGACCCCGGCCGACGCCCAGGAGGTGTGCGCGGCCATCCGCGCCAGCCTCGCGTCGTCCTTCGGCGCCGACGTCGCCGACACCGTCCGGGTGCTCTACGGCGGCTCGGTGAAGGCCGGCAACGTCAAGGAGATCATGGCGCAGCCCGACGTCGACGGCGCGCTCGTCGGCGGCGCCAGCCTCAAGGCCGAGGACTTCGCGCCGATCGTCACGTTCTACGCCTGA